One part of the Roseomonas gilardii genome encodes these proteins:
- a CDS encoding NAD(P)/FAD-dependent oxidoreductase yields MAARIETDVAVIGAGPAGLFAVFECGMLKMRCTVIDTLDAIGGQCTALYPEKPIFDIPAFPRIPAGELIDRLEEQARPFTPTYLLGRRVESLVRDGENLVLGTSAGDTVVAKAVILAAGAGAFGPNRPPLAGLEGYEAGGAVRYFVARREDFRGKRVVIAGGGDSAVDWALSLKQVAAKVTFVHRRPKFRAAPESVSQMEDAAARGEIEMAIPYQLHGLKGDGRTLTHVTLATLKGEERDVEADHLLAFFGLAMELGPIAEWGLGLEKTHVAVTPATMETNIPGVHAIGDIATYPGKLKLILQGFAEAAVAAHAAHGRVFPGEALHFEYSTSKGVAAVPAE; encoded by the coding sequence ATGGCCGCGCGCATCGAGACCGACGTCGCCGTCATCGGGGCAGGGCCTGCCGGCCTGTTCGCCGTGTTCGAATGCGGCATGCTGAAGATGCGCTGCACGGTGATCGATACGCTGGATGCCATCGGCGGCCAGTGCACGGCGCTCTACCCCGAGAAGCCGATCTTCGACATCCCAGCCTTTCCACGCATCCCGGCCGGCGAGCTGATCGACCGGCTGGAGGAACAGGCGCGCCCCTTCACCCCCACCTATCTCCTCGGCCGCCGGGTGGAGAGCCTGGTTCGGGACGGCGAGAACCTCGTGCTCGGCACCAGCGCCGGCGACACGGTGGTGGCCAAGGCGGTGATCCTGGCCGCCGGGGCCGGCGCCTTCGGCCCCAACCGCCCGCCCTTGGCCGGGCTGGAGGGCTATGAGGCAGGCGGCGCCGTCCGCTACTTCGTTGCCCGGCGCGAGGATTTCCGCGGCAAGCGCGTGGTGATCGCCGGCGGCGGCGATTCCGCCGTGGACTGGGCCCTGTCGCTGAAGCAGGTGGCCGCCAAGGTGACCTTCGTCCACCGCCGCCCCAAGTTCCGCGCCGCGCCGGAAAGCGTTTCCCAGATGGAGGACGCCGCCGCGCGGGGCGAGATCGAGATGGCCATCCCCTACCAGCTCCACGGGCTGAAGGGCGACGGGCGGACGCTCACCCATGTCACCCTTGCCACCCTGAAGGGGGAGGAGCGCGACGTGGAGGCCGACCACCTGCTGGCCTTCTTCGGCCTGGCCATGGAGCTCGGTCCCATCGCCGAATGGGGCCTGGGGCTGGAGAAGACCCATGTCGCGGTGACCCCGGCGACGATGGAAACGAACATCCCCGGCGTCCATGCCATCGGCGACATCGCCACCTATCCCGGCAAGCTCAAGCTGATCCTGCAGGGCTTCGCCGAGGCCGCCGTGGCCGCCCATGCCGCGCATGGCCGCGTCTTCCCCGGCGAAGCGCTGCATTTCGAGTACTCCACCAGCAAGGGCGTCGCCGCCGTCCCGGCGGAATAA
- a CDS encoding cold-shock protein: MATGTVKWFNATKGYGFIQPDDGSKDVFVHISDVERSGIGNLNEGDKLEFEMQRGNQGKVSAGNLKRA, translated from the coding sequence ATGGCAACCGGCACTGTTAAGTGGTTCAACGCAACCAAGGGCTATGGCTTCATCCAGCCGGATGATGGCTCCAAGGATGTGTTTGTCCACATCTCCGACGTTGAGCGCTCTGGAATCGGCAACCTGAACGAGGGCGACAAGCTCGAGTTCGAGATGCAGCGCGGCAATCAGGGCAAGGTCTCGGCCGGCAACCTGAAGCGCGCCTGA
- a CDS encoding MarR family winged helix-turn-helix transcriptional regulator, giving the protein MSDGTQDTTLLDDQLCFALYSAMNALGRAYAPLLEPLGLTYPQYLAMLVLWERDDLMVKELGQRLFLDSGTLTPLLKRLEVAGLVRRMRDPSDERLVRIRLTEAGRSLREKAQEIPDRLACAMDRSPAEIGGLRDNLIRLRDALRAA; this is encoded by the coding sequence ATGTCGGACGGAACGCAGGACACCACCCTGCTGGATGACCAGCTCTGCTTCGCCCTCTATTCGGCGATGAACGCTTTGGGCCGCGCCTATGCCCCGCTGCTGGAGCCGCTCGGGCTCACCTACCCGCAGTATCTGGCCATGCTGGTGCTCTGGGAAAGGGACGACCTGATGGTGAAGGAGCTGGGGCAGCGGCTGTTCCTGGACTCCGGCACCCTCACGCCGCTGCTGAAGCGGCTGGAGGTGGCCGGGCTGGTGCGGCGGATGCGCGATCCGTCAGACGAGCGCCTGGTCCGCATCCGCCTGACCGAGGCGGGCCGGTCCCTGCGAGAGAAGGCGCAGGAGATCCCTGATCGCCTGGCCTGCGCGATGGACCGTTCCCCTGCCGAGATCGGGGGGCTGCGCGACAACCTGATCCGCCTGCGCGATGCCTTGCGGGCGGCCTGA
- a CDS encoding organic hydroperoxide resistance protein — protein sequence MSVDVKYRTTASATGGRDGRAATEDGSLDVKLATPKELGGAGGEGNNPEQLFAAGYSACFLGAMKAVSGKVGVRVPNDAKVTATVGIGPRSEGGFGITADLQISLPGVERAKAEELVQAAHQICPYSNATRNNVDVGLTVV from the coding sequence ATGAGCGTCGACGTCAAGTACCGCACCACCGCCTCCGCCACCGGGGGCCGCGACGGCCGCGCCGCCACCGAGGACGGCTCGCTGGACGTGAAGCTGGCCACGCCCAAGGAACTGGGCGGGGCCGGCGGCGAGGGCAACAATCCGGAGCAGCTTTTCGCGGCGGGCTATTCCGCCTGCTTCCTGGGCGCCATGAAGGCGGTCAGCGGCAAGGTGGGCGTGCGCGTGCCCAACGATGCCAAGGTGACCGCCACGGTCGGCATCGGCCCGCGTTCCGAGGGCGGCTTCGGCATCACCGCCGACCTGCAGATCTCCCTGCCGGGCGTCGAGCGCGCCAAGGCGGAGGAACTGGTCCAGGCCGCGCACCAGATCTGCCCCTATTCCAACGCCACGCGCAACAACGTGGATGTCGGGCTGACGGTGGTCTGA
- the tsaE gene encoding tRNA (adenosine(37)-N6)-threonylcarbamoyltransferase complex ATPase subunit type 1 TsaE, translating into MAPASLDILLPDLAATEALAARLARLALPGDAILLDGPLGAGKSALARAFLRAASGDPGLEVPSPTFTLVQGYEMPPAAPFRMAHHFDLYRLGGAEEVEELGWEEARDGVVLVEWPGRLADLAPEDALRISLTPLEGEARQAALRGWPGRIERLSP; encoded by the coding sequence ATGGCGCCCGCTTCCCTCGACATCCTGTTGCCCGACCTCGCCGCCACCGAGGCGCTCGCGGCGCGGCTGGCCCGGCTGGCGCTGCCCGGCGATGCCATCCTGCTGGACGGGCCGCTGGGGGCGGGGAAATCCGCCCTGGCGCGGGCCTTCCTGCGAGCGGCCTCCGGCGATCCCGGCCTGGAAGTGCCTTCGCCCACCTTCACCCTGGTGCAGGGCTATGAGATGCCGCCCGCCGCGCCCTTCCGCATGGCCCACCACTTCGACCTTTACCGCCTCGGTGGGGCGGAGGAGGTGGAGGAACTGGGCTGGGAGGAGGCGCGCGACGGGGTGGTCCTGGTGGAATGGCCCGGGCGGCTGGCGGACCTGGCCCCGGAGGATGCGCTGCGCATCAGCCTGACGCCGCTGGAGGGCGAGGCGCGGCAAGCCGCGCTGCGGGGCTGGCCCGGACGAATCGAGAGGCTTTCCCCATGA